The Oncorhynchus tshawytscha isolate Ot180627B linkage group LG08, Otsh_v2.0, whole genome shotgun sequence genome window below encodes:
- the LOC121846975 gene encoding protocadherin gamma-A11-like: MEHKIFTVTGLVCGFVFFLRLLHSVNGDVSYSFPEEMKRGSVIGNIAKDLGLEARGLSARKARIDTEGNQKRYCDINLSSGDLIVAERIDREGLCGNKALCVLKQELVLENPLELQRISLHVQDINDNYPQFNEEMIDMEIWESAAKGTRFSLEEAHDADIGQNSVQRYTLERNDNFILIVDSHTVDLVLEKELDREQKQDVKLLLTAVDGGSPQRSGTVVIHVTVLDANDNAPVFSKAVYKASLPENSPLDTVVVTVSAADADDGANGEITYDFGHVSEDVKNIFSIDRKTGDIRVIGTIDFEEFSSFELRIKAKDGLGLASYSKVIIDITDVNDNAPVIYLQSLTNPIPENASPGTEVGIINVQDRDSENNRQVRCSIQQNLPFKLVPSIKNYYSLVTTGELDRELVSDYNITITATDEGSPPLSSSKSVQLSVADVNDNPPVFEEQSYKAHVTENNKPGSSLRSVTARDPDWRQNGTVIYSLFPGEVNGVQVSSFLSVNGDTGVIHAVRSFDYEQFGSFKVHVVARDNGSPPLSSNVTVSVFITDVNDNSPQILYPAPEGKSFMTELVPKAAHEGSLVSKVIAVDSDSGQNAWLSYHIVKSTDPGLFTIGLHSGEIRTQRDISESDSMKQNLIVSVKDNGQPSLSATCTMYLVISDNLAEVPELKDISYDENNSKLTSYLIIALVSVSTFFFTFIIAILTVKFCRMRKPRLLFDGAVAIPSAYLPPNYAEVDGAGTLRSTYNYDAYLTTGSRTSDFKFVRSSNDNTLLVDQTLRTTPTIFAEAFDDSQGSPEAWDSP; this comes from the coding sequence ATGGAGCACAAAATATTCACAGTGACAGGCCTGGTCTGTGGCTTTGTTTTCTTTCTTCGTCTGCTGCACTCCGTCAATGGAGACGTGAGCTATTCTTTTCCGGAGGAGATGAAACGTGGATCTGTTATTGGAAATATAGCCAAGGATCTCGGGCTGGAGGCGAGAGGACTGTCCGCTCGTAAGGCCCGTATTGATACCGAAGGAAACCAAAAACGGTATTGCGACATTAATCTGAGTTCCGGAGATTTGATTGTTGCTGAAAGGATTGACAGAGAGGGGCTTTGTGGCAACAAGGCTTTGTGCGTTTTAAAACAGGAACTTGTATTGGAAAATCCTTTGGAGCTGCAACGTATTAGCCTTCATGTTCAAGATATTAATGACAACTATCCACAATTTAACGAGGAGATGATAGATATGGAAATATGGGAATCTGCAGCTAAAGGCACTCGATTCTCATTGGAGGAGGCTCATGACGCGGATATAGGACAGAACTCAGTTCAAAGATACACACTTGAAAGGAATGACAATTTCATTTTGATTGTAGATAGTCATACTGTGGATCTTGTTCTAGAGAAGGAGCTTGATCGAGAACAAAAGCAGGATGTTAAATTATTGCTTACAGCTGTAGACGGAGGCTCTCCGCAGAGATCAGGTACTGTAGTCATACACGTCACTGTACTGGATGCTAACGATAACGCCCCAGTGTTTAGCAAGGCCGTCTATAAAGCCAGTCTGCCTGAAAACTCCCCTTTAGATACTGTAGTGGTTACAGTGAGTGCTGCGGATGCAGATGACGGAGCAAATGGGGAGATCACGTATGACTTCGGTCATGTTTCAGAAGACGTAAAGAACATATTTTCTATCGACCGTAAAACAGGAGACATACGAGTTATTGGCACTATAGATTTTGAAGAATTTTCATCATTTGAATTGCGAATCAAAGCTAAGGATGGTTTAGGGTTAGCATCATATTCTAAAGTCATAATAGACATCACAGATGTTAATGACAACGCTCCTGTGATTTATCTACAATCTCTAACTAACCCCATACCTGAGAACGCGTCACCTGGTACAGAGGTGGGCATCATTAACGTGCAGGATAGAGACTCTGAGAATAACCGACAGGTCCGCTGCTCCATTCAGCAAAACCTTCCCTTTAAGCTGGTGCCATCCATCAAAAACTACTATTCTCTGGTGACCACGGGCGAACTGGACCGGGAACTAGTGTCTGATTACAACATTACAATCACTGCCACCGACGAGGGCTCtccacctctgtcctcctctaaAAGTGTTCAGTTATCTGTAGCTGACGTCAACGACAACCCACCTGTGTTTGAGGAACAGTCCTATAAAGCCCACGTGACTGAAAATAACAAACCTGGCTCTTCCTTACGTTCCGTTACTGCTCGAGACCCAGACTGGAGACAGAACGGCACAGTGATTTATTCTCTCTTTCCCGGTGAGGTGAACGGTGTCCAAGTGTCCTCGTTTTTATCCGTTAACGGAGACACGGGGGTGATCCACGCAGTGAGGTCGTTTGATTATGAGCAATTCGGGAGTTTTAAAGTCCACGTGGTGGCCAGAGACAACGGTTCTCCTCCACTCAGCAGCAACGTCACGGTCAGTGTGTTCATAACAGATGTGAATGACAACTCTCCTCAGATACTATACCCCGCCCCGGAGGGGAAATCCTTCATGACCGAACTGGTCCCCAAAGCTGCGCACGAGGGCTCTCTGGTTTCCAAGGTGATTGCGGTGGACTCGGACTCCGGCCAGAACGCCTGGCTTTCTTATCATATAGTCAAATCCACTGATCCGGGACTTTTCACTATTGGTCTCCACAGCGGAGAGATCAGGACACAGCGGGACATTTCTGAATCTGACAGCATGAAACAGAACCTCATTGTGTCAGTGAAAGATAAtggacagccctctctctctgccacctgtACAATGTATTTGGTGATTTCTGATAACTTGGCTGAAGTGCCAGAACTGAAAGATATCTCTTATGATGAAAACAATTCCAAACTCACCTCTTATCTGATCATTGCGCTGGTGTCCGTCTCCACCTTTTTCTTCACCTTCATCATTGCCATCCTGACCGTGAAGTTTTGCCGCATGAGAAAGCCCAGACTGTTGTTTGATGGAGCGGTCGCCATCCCCAGCGCGTATCTCCCTCCCAACTACGCAGAGGTGGATGGCGCAGGAACTCTCCGCAGCACTTACAATTATGACGCATACCTGACGACAGGCTCGCGCACAAGTGACTTCAAGTTCGTCAGATCTTCCAATGACAACACGCTGCTTGTGGACCAGACTCTGAGAACAACTCCAACAATCTTTGCTGAAGCATTTGATGACTCCCAGGGGTCCCCAGAG